A region of Luteitalea sp. DNA encodes the following proteins:
- a CDS encoding HNH endonuclease has protein sequence MDDDERVRTVMTDHQSTRPSYVDLLTPDAVRRFWSYVSKDDASGCWIWTRCRADGYGVFGVACKSSWAHRISWELLRERIPDGLTIDHLCRNRACVNPAHLEPVTNRINVLRGDSQPAKNARKTHCDRGHELTGATVYRRDNGRGCRECKRLTDAQAQVRRRMRNTSITVLRGGRRAS, from the coding sequence ATGGACGACGACGAAAGAGTCCGCACGGTCATGACTGATCACCAGTCTACTCGCCCGTCGTACGTCGATCTACTCACGCCTGACGCCGTTCGCCGGTTCTGGTCATATGTGTCCAAGGACGACGCCAGCGGCTGCTGGATATGGACCCGTTGTCGCGCGGACGGATACGGCGTGTTTGGAGTTGCGTGCAAGTCCTCATGGGCACACCGCATTAGTTGGGAGTTGCTGCGTGAGCGTATCCCAGACGGTCTGACCATTGATCATCTCTGCCGCAATCGTGCGTGCGTGAATCCGGCGCACTTAGAGCCGGTGACGAACAGAATCAACGTGCTACGCGGAGACAGTCAGCCGGCCAAGAATGCTCGGAAGACACATTGTGATCGTGGCCACGAATTGACGGGTGCCACTGTGTACCGCCGAGACAACGGTCGCGGGTGCCGCGAGTGCAAGCGTCTGACAGACGCCCAAGCCCAAGTCCGCAGGCGCATGCGCAACACGTCGATCACGGTTCTGCGCGGGGGGCGGCGGGCGTCATGA